One Falco naumanni isolate bFalNau1 chromosome 13, bFalNau1.pat, whole genome shotgun sequence DNA segment encodes these proteins:
- the LOC121096965 gene encoding uncharacterized protein LOC121096965 isoform X2 yields MSRRGQEPGSGAESLSSDEKEVAAGSTEGEGSAEEHPVGEEGSKTSSSSSSEEESDAEESDGRRSYEEQEEKELLPCCDESGANCLLPCEHCRNENDQKEQVTPRRLSGGQYVARLDAEGTYQCSLTGLIFEVTGPVKITYSLLSWSKYASLVEKPWIVGGPLFDVRCDSAPALTSIQFPHSLCLGDHGAGMAFKVLHIKGEGAAIEPSADYSASHVKWLVSSLSPVGPLIQSQEPVQYHGAVILYKVIDEHPSLSFRVYVATNNDSFIKDIAKAVKHSNKKFIKIDKPPVCQKLLQKGKKYRLICEPEAEITPEEIEFVDGSLLKLKSYIEVYLEKPDDFTLSLVELESEATVWKAKLRESDWIHYDQNKNEQKRSAVSVKKRKLALSILKEDEICGKKQKTSNPADGIETKNLTDQQLMVIAKLFGRQWREIAIECLQMEMKDIEQIQATEEEVNMQKFLVLSKWRDREQSNGTAEALYRSLREKVSYEILQALQGIAFPLYLFNYISVFQVYFKNSHQRVYQMPSTCFTT; encoded by the exons ATGTCCCGCCGCGGGCAGGAGCCCGGCAG CGGAGCTGAGTCCCtttcttcagatgaaaaag aggtggcagctggcagcacGGAGGGAGAGGGCTCGGCCGAGGAGCACCCAGTGG GAGAGGAGGGTTCCAAAACCAGCTCCAGCAGTAGCTCGGAAGAAGAGTCAG ATGCAGAGGAGTCGGATGGAAGACGGTCAT ATgaagaacaggaggagaaggagtTGCTACCGTGCTGCGATGAATCAG GAGCGAACTGTCTGCTACCCTGtgagcactgcagaaatgaaaat GACCAGAAGGAGCAAGTGACCCCTAGGAGACTGTCTGGAGGACAATATgt GGCACGGCTGGATGCAGAGGGGACTTACCAGTGCAGCCTCACAGGCTTGATTTTTGAAGTAACGGGGCCCGTCAAAATCACATATTCCCTCTTATCCTGGAGCAAATACGCCAGCCTGGTGGAAAAGCCGTGGATCGTGGGCGGCCCCCTCTTCGACGTGCGCTGCGACTCAGCCCCTGCTCTCACCTCCATCCAGTTTCCCCACTCCCTCTGCCTGGGCG ATCATGGTGCTGGCATGGCCTTCAAGGTTTTGCACATCAAGGGCGAGGGAGCAGCCATCGAGCCCTCCGCCGACTACTCGGCCTCGCACGTGAAGTGGCTGGTGAGCTCGCTGTCACCGGTGGGACCACTCATCCAGAGCCAGGAGCCCGTGCAGTACCACGGTGCCGTCATCCTCTACAAAGTCATTGATGAGCACCCCTCCTTGTCCTTTCGGGTCTACGTGGCTACAAACAATGACTCCTTTATAAAG gaTATCGCAAAAGCTGTAAAACATTCTAATaagaaattcattaaaattgACAAGCCCCCTGTATGCCAGAAGTTactacagaaaggaaagaagtatAGATTAATTTGTGAGCCAGAAGCTGAAATAACTCCAGAG GAAATTGAATTTGTTGACGGATCTCTCTTGAAACTAAAAAGTTACATTGAAGTCTATTTGGAGAAACCTGACGACTTCACCTTGTCTTTGGTTGAGCTAGAGTCCGAAGCGACCGTCTGGAAAGCAAAACTAAGGGAGA GTGACTGGATACATTACGATCAGAATAAAAACGAGCAGAAAAGAAGCGCAGTCA GTGTCAAAAAACGGAAACTAGCCctcagcattttgaaagaagaCGAGATCTGtggcaaaaagcaaaagacCAGCAATCCTGCAG ATGGaattgaaacaaaaaacctaacTGATCAACAGCTGATGGTGATCGCAAAGTTGTTTGGTAGGCAGTGGCGAGAAATTGCCATTGAGTGTCTCCAGATGGAAATGAAAGACATCGAGCAGATTCAGGCAACAGAAGAAGAAGTTAATATGCAAAAATTTCTGGTGTTGAGCAAGTGGAGAGACAGAGAACAAAGCAACGGAACTGCAGAAGCCTTGTACAGAAGTCTCCGTGAAAAAGTGTCCTATGAGATACTGCAAGCCCTGCAAGGTATCGCCTTCCcgttatatttatttaattacatCAGTGTGTTTCAGGTGTATTTTAAGAATTCACATCAGAGAGTTTACCAAATGCCTAGTACATGTTTTACTACATAG
- the LOC121096965 gene encoding uncharacterized protein LOC121096965 isoform X1: MPAGREVGGCCLCGRWERTGGSAHVFPILSSSGAESLSSDEKEVAAGSTEGEGSAEEHPVGEEGSKTSSSSSSEEESDAEESDGRRSYEEQEEKELLPCCDESGANCLLPCEHCRNENDQKEQVTPRRLSGGQYVARLDAEGTYQCSLTGLIFEVTGPVKITYSLLSWSKYASLVEKPWIVGGPLFDVRCDSAPALTSIQFPHSLCLGDHGAGMAFKVLHIKGEGAAIEPSADYSASHVKWLVSSLSPVGPLIQSQEPVQYHGAVILYKVIDEHPSLSFRVYVATNNDSFIKDIAKAVKHSNKKFIKIDKPPVCQKLLQKGKKYRLICEPEAEITPEEIEFVDGSLLKLKSYIEVYLEKPDDFTLSLVELESEATVWKAKLRESDWIHYDQNKNEQKRSAVSVKKRKLALSILKEDEICGKKQKTSNPADGIETKNLTDQQLMVIAKLFGRQWREIAIECLQMEMKDIEQIQATEEEVNMQKFLVLSKWRDREQSNGTAEALYRSLREKVSYEILQALQGIAFPLYLFNYISVFQVYFKNSHQRVYQMPSTCFTT; encoded by the exons ATGCCAGCgggcagggaggtgggtggATGCTGCTTGTGTGGAAGGTGGGAGAGGACTGGTGGATCTGCTCATGTATTTCCCATTTTGTCTTCCAGCGGAGCTGAGTCCCtttcttcagatgaaaaag aggtggcagctggcagcacGGAGGGAGAGGGCTCGGCCGAGGAGCACCCAGTGG GAGAGGAGGGTTCCAAAACCAGCTCCAGCAGTAGCTCGGAAGAAGAGTCAG ATGCAGAGGAGTCGGATGGAAGACGGTCAT ATgaagaacaggaggagaaggagtTGCTACCGTGCTGCGATGAATCAG GAGCGAACTGTCTGCTACCCTGtgagcactgcagaaatgaaaat GACCAGAAGGAGCAAGTGACCCCTAGGAGACTGTCTGGAGGACAATATgt GGCACGGCTGGATGCAGAGGGGACTTACCAGTGCAGCCTCACAGGCTTGATTTTTGAAGTAACGGGGCCCGTCAAAATCACATATTCCCTCTTATCCTGGAGCAAATACGCCAGCCTGGTGGAAAAGCCGTGGATCGTGGGCGGCCCCCTCTTCGACGTGCGCTGCGACTCAGCCCCTGCTCTCACCTCCATCCAGTTTCCCCACTCCCTCTGCCTGGGCG ATCATGGTGCTGGCATGGCCTTCAAGGTTTTGCACATCAAGGGCGAGGGAGCAGCCATCGAGCCCTCCGCCGACTACTCGGCCTCGCACGTGAAGTGGCTGGTGAGCTCGCTGTCACCGGTGGGACCACTCATCCAGAGCCAGGAGCCCGTGCAGTACCACGGTGCCGTCATCCTCTACAAAGTCATTGATGAGCACCCCTCCTTGTCCTTTCGGGTCTACGTGGCTACAAACAATGACTCCTTTATAAAG gaTATCGCAAAAGCTGTAAAACATTCTAATaagaaattcattaaaattgACAAGCCCCCTGTATGCCAGAAGTTactacagaaaggaaagaagtatAGATTAATTTGTGAGCCAGAAGCTGAAATAACTCCAGAG GAAATTGAATTTGTTGACGGATCTCTCTTGAAACTAAAAAGTTACATTGAAGTCTATTTGGAGAAACCTGACGACTTCACCTTGTCTTTGGTTGAGCTAGAGTCCGAAGCGACCGTCTGGAAAGCAAAACTAAGGGAGA GTGACTGGATACATTACGATCAGAATAAAAACGAGCAGAAAAGAAGCGCAGTCA GTGTCAAAAAACGGAAACTAGCCctcagcattttgaaagaagaCGAGATCTGtggcaaaaagcaaaagacCAGCAATCCTGCAG ATGGaattgaaacaaaaaacctaacTGATCAACAGCTGATGGTGATCGCAAAGTTGTTTGGTAGGCAGTGGCGAGAAATTGCCATTGAGTGTCTCCAGATGGAAATGAAAGACATCGAGCAGATTCAGGCAACAGAAGAAGAAGTTAATATGCAAAAATTTCTGGTGTTGAGCAAGTGGAGAGACAGAGAACAAAGCAACGGAACTGCAGAAGCCTTGTACAGAAGTCTCCGTGAAAAAGTGTCCTATGAGATACTGCAAGCCCTGCAAGGTATCGCCTTCCcgttatatttatttaattacatCAGTGTGTTTCAGGTGTATTTTAAGAATTCACATCAGAGAGTTTACCAAATGCCTAGTACATGTTTTACTACATAG
- the LOC121096965 gene encoding uncharacterized protein LOC121096965 isoform X4, whose translation MPAGREVGGCCLCGRWERTGGSAHVFPILSSSGAESLSSDEKEVAAGSTEGEGSAEEHPVGEEGSKTSSSSSSEEESDAEESDGRRSYEEQEEKELLPCCDESGANCLLPCEHCRNENDQKEQVTPRRLSGGQYVARLDAEGTYQCSLTGLIFEVTGPVKITYSLLSWSKYASLVEKPWIVGGPLFDVRCDSAPALTSIQFPHSLCLGDHGAGMAFKVLHIKGEGAAIEPSADYSASHVKWLVSSLSPVGPLIQSQEPVQYHGAVILYKVIDEHPSLSFRVYVATNNDSFIKDIAKAVKHSNKKFIKIDKPPVCQKLLQKGKKYRLICEPEAEITPEEIEFVDGSLLKLKSYIEVYLEKPDDFTLSLVELESEATVWKAKLRESDWIHYDQNKNEQKRSAVSVKKRKLALSILKEDEICGKKQKTSNPADGIETKNLTDQQLMVIAKLFGRQWREIAIECLQMEMKDIEQIQATEEEVNMQKFLVLSKWRDREQSNGTAEALYRSLREKVSYEILQALQGTVN comes from the exons ATGCCAGCgggcagggaggtgggtggATGCTGCTTGTGTGGAAGGTGGGAGAGGACTGGTGGATCTGCTCATGTATTTCCCATTTTGTCTTCCAGCGGAGCTGAGTCCCtttcttcagatgaaaaag aggtggcagctggcagcacGGAGGGAGAGGGCTCGGCCGAGGAGCACCCAGTGG GAGAGGAGGGTTCCAAAACCAGCTCCAGCAGTAGCTCGGAAGAAGAGTCAG ATGCAGAGGAGTCGGATGGAAGACGGTCAT ATgaagaacaggaggagaaggagtTGCTACCGTGCTGCGATGAATCAG GAGCGAACTGTCTGCTACCCTGtgagcactgcagaaatgaaaat GACCAGAAGGAGCAAGTGACCCCTAGGAGACTGTCTGGAGGACAATATgt GGCACGGCTGGATGCAGAGGGGACTTACCAGTGCAGCCTCACAGGCTTGATTTTTGAAGTAACGGGGCCCGTCAAAATCACATATTCCCTCTTATCCTGGAGCAAATACGCCAGCCTGGTGGAAAAGCCGTGGATCGTGGGCGGCCCCCTCTTCGACGTGCGCTGCGACTCAGCCCCTGCTCTCACCTCCATCCAGTTTCCCCACTCCCTCTGCCTGGGCG ATCATGGTGCTGGCATGGCCTTCAAGGTTTTGCACATCAAGGGCGAGGGAGCAGCCATCGAGCCCTCCGCCGACTACTCGGCCTCGCACGTGAAGTGGCTGGTGAGCTCGCTGTCACCGGTGGGACCACTCATCCAGAGCCAGGAGCCCGTGCAGTACCACGGTGCCGTCATCCTCTACAAAGTCATTGATGAGCACCCCTCCTTGTCCTTTCGGGTCTACGTGGCTACAAACAATGACTCCTTTATAAAG gaTATCGCAAAAGCTGTAAAACATTCTAATaagaaattcattaaaattgACAAGCCCCCTGTATGCCAGAAGTTactacagaaaggaaagaagtatAGATTAATTTGTGAGCCAGAAGCTGAAATAACTCCAGAG GAAATTGAATTTGTTGACGGATCTCTCTTGAAACTAAAAAGTTACATTGAAGTCTATTTGGAGAAACCTGACGACTTCACCTTGTCTTTGGTTGAGCTAGAGTCCGAAGCGACCGTCTGGAAAGCAAAACTAAGGGAGA GTGACTGGATACATTACGATCAGAATAAAAACGAGCAGAAAAGAAGCGCAGTCA GTGTCAAAAAACGGAAACTAGCCctcagcattttgaaagaagaCGAGATCTGtggcaaaaagcaaaagacCAGCAATCCTGCAG ATGGaattgaaacaaaaaacctaacTGATCAACAGCTGATGGTGATCGCAAAGTTGTTTGGTAGGCAGTGGCGAGAAATTGCCATTGAGTGTCTCCAGATGGAAATGAAAGACATCGAGCAGATTCAGGCAACAGAAGAAGAAGTTAATATGCAAAAATTTCTGGTGTTGAGCAAGTGGAGAGACAGAGAACAAAGCAACGGAACTGCAGAAGCCTTGTACAGAAGTCTCCGTGAAAAAGTGTCCTATGAGATACTGCAAGCCCTGCAAG GAACGGTTAATTAA
- the LOC121096965 gene encoding uncharacterized protein LOC121096965 isoform X3 has translation MPAGREVGGCCLCGRWERTGGSAHVFPILSSSGAESLSSDEKEVAAGSTEGEGSAEEHPVGEEGSKTSSSSSSEEESDAEESDGRRSYEEQEEKELLPCCDESGANCLLPCEHCRNENDQKEQVTPRRLSGGQYVARLDAEGTYQCSLTGLIFEVTGPVKITYSLLSWSKYASLVEKPWIVGGPLFDVRCDSAPALTSIQFPHSLCLGDHGAGMAFKVLHIKGEGAAIEPSADYSASHVKWLVSSLSPVGPLIQSQEPVQYHGAVILYKVIDEHPSLSFRVYVATNNDSFIKDIAKAVKHSNKKFIKIDKPPVCQKLLQKGKKYRLICEPEAEITPEEIEFVDGSLLKLKSYIEVYLEKPDDFTLSLVELESEATVWKAKLRESDWIHYDQNKNEQKRSAVSVKKRKLALSILKEDEICGKKQKTSNPADGIETKNLTDQQLMVIAKLFGRQWREIAIECLQMEMKDIEQIQATEEEVNMQKFLVLSKWRDREQSNGTAEALYRSLREKVSYEILQALQGFWARC, from the exons ATGCCAGCgggcagggaggtgggtggATGCTGCTTGTGTGGAAGGTGGGAGAGGACTGGTGGATCTGCTCATGTATTTCCCATTTTGTCTTCCAGCGGAGCTGAGTCCCtttcttcagatgaaaaag aggtggcagctggcagcacGGAGGGAGAGGGCTCGGCCGAGGAGCACCCAGTGG GAGAGGAGGGTTCCAAAACCAGCTCCAGCAGTAGCTCGGAAGAAGAGTCAG ATGCAGAGGAGTCGGATGGAAGACGGTCAT ATgaagaacaggaggagaaggagtTGCTACCGTGCTGCGATGAATCAG GAGCGAACTGTCTGCTACCCTGtgagcactgcagaaatgaaaat GACCAGAAGGAGCAAGTGACCCCTAGGAGACTGTCTGGAGGACAATATgt GGCACGGCTGGATGCAGAGGGGACTTACCAGTGCAGCCTCACAGGCTTGATTTTTGAAGTAACGGGGCCCGTCAAAATCACATATTCCCTCTTATCCTGGAGCAAATACGCCAGCCTGGTGGAAAAGCCGTGGATCGTGGGCGGCCCCCTCTTCGACGTGCGCTGCGACTCAGCCCCTGCTCTCACCTCCATCCAGTTTCCCCACTCCCTCTGCCTGGGCG ATCATGGTGCTGGCATGGCCTTCAAGGTTTTGCACATCAAGGGCGAGGGAGCAGCCATCGAGCCCTCCGCCGACTACTCGGCCTCGCACGTGAAGTGGCTGGTGAGCTCGCTGTCACCGGTGGGACCACTCATCCAGAGCCAGGAGCCCGTGCAGTACCACGGTGCCGTCATCCTCTACAAAGTCATTGATGAGCACCCCTCCTTGTCCTTTCGGGTCTACGTGGCTACAAACAATGACTCCTTTATAAAG gaTATCGCAAAAGCTGTAAAACATTCTAATaagaaattcattaaaattgACAAGCCCCCTGTATGCCAGAAGTTactacagaaaggaaagaagtatAGATTAATTTGTGAGCCAGAAGCTGAAATAACTCCAGAG GAAATTGAATTTGTTGACGGATCTCTCTTGAAACTAAAAAGTTACATTGAAGTCTATTTGGAGAAACCTGACGACTTCACCTTGTCTTTGGTTGAGCTAGAGTCCGAAGCGACCGTCTGGAAAGCAAAACTAAGGGAGA GTGACTGGATACATTACGATCAGAATAAAAACGAGCAGAAAAGAAGCGCAGTCA GTGTCAAAAAACGGAAACTAGCCctcagcattttgaaagaagaCGAGATCTGtggcaaaaagcaaaagacCAGCAATCCTGCAG ATGGaattgaaacaaaaaacctaacTGATCAACAGCTGATGGTGATCGCAAAGTTGTTTGGTAGGCAGTGGCGAGAAATTGCCATTGAGTGTCTCCAGATGGAAATGAAAGACATCGAGCAGATTCAGGCAACAGAAGAAGAAGTTAATATGCAAAAATTTCTGGTGTTGAGCAAGTGGAGAGACAGAGAACAAAGCAACGGAACTGCAGAAGCCTTGTACAGAAGTCTCCGTGAAAAAGTGTCCTATGAGATACTGCAAGCCCTGCAAG GTTTCTGGGCTCGGTGCTGA
- the IL12A gene encoding interleukin-12 subunit alpha has protein sequence LPALCLALALPPPARALPAPGRPRLAEGLSRSLELLAAVNASLHRLKELGTLGFECNLEEVDLEDITKNQVNTIKACTSEDPGTGNCPTLERSTFDTSKCLWGIYEDLNAYRAELKSFNDQKVMETIDEMMKALKGSSRSMPQPAAGAGLASFKERMKLCSILHAFRIRTFTITRTMNYLTSLESLL, from the exons ctgcccgcgctctgcctggcactggccctgccgccccccgcccgggcgctgccggcccccggccgcccccgcctcGCCGAGGGGCTGAGCCgctccctggagctgctggcgGCTGTCAACGCCTCCCTCCACCGGCTGAAG GAGCTCGGCACCCTGGGATTTGAATGTAACCTTGAAGAGGTTGATCTTGAAGATATCACTAAGAATCAAGTCAATACAATAAAAGCTTGCACATCTGAGGATccaggg ACTGGAAACTGTCCAACACTGGAAAGATCTACTTTTGATACG AGTAAATGCCTGTGGGGAATCTATGAGGACCTGAATGCCTACAGGGCAGAGCTGAAGAGCTTCAATGATCAAAAGGTGATGGAAACCATTGATGAAATGATGAAA GCCctgaagggcagcagcaggagcatgCCGCAGCCGGCAGCAGGCGCGGGGCTGGCCTCCTTCAAGGAGCGGATGAagctctgcagcatccttcaCGCCTTCCGGATCCGCACCTTCACCATCACCAGGACGATGAACTACCTGACCTCCCTGGAGAGCTTGCTGTGA